The region GTCCCCGTCCGTCCatctgtccgtccgtcccccccccccgcagctgcGCGAGTGCCTCGACGCCGAGACCTACGAGCTCTTCTGCCAGAAGCTGACGGAGCGCGAGCTCATGCGCGACCCCAAGTTCCTCTGGTGCATCCGGGTGCGTcgccgtggggccggggggggggggtcgccatggggctggggggggtctctatggggctggggggggtcgctatggggctgggggggtctctatggggctgggggttgggtttgggggttgctgtggggctgggaggtgcctggggggggtcgctatggggctgggggaggtcgctatggggctggggggggtcactatggggctggggtgggctggggggggTCGCTACGGGGCTGGGGGGagtctctatggggctggggggtccctgggggggtccttATGGGGCTGGGGTGTCCCTATGGGGTtgaggggtccctggggggcgtctctatggggctggggggtcgctatggggctggggggtgggtttgggggtccccggggggctgGAGGTGTCTGGGGGGAGTCGCTATGGGGCTGAGGGAGtcactatggggctgggggtgtcccTATGGGGGTGCCGCTATGGGGCtagggggtctctatggggccgGGGGGGTCCTGTGGGGCTTGGGGGGTCCCgtggggccgaggcgaggggttgttatggggctgggggtgggtttgggggtccccggggggctgggaggaggctgggggtggtctctatggggctgggggggtcgctatggggctgggggtcagGATCAGGGGCCGTTATGGGGTCAAGAGGGGAATCTATGGGGCTGAGGAGGGgaatctatggggctggggggaattTATGGGGCTGGAAACCAGAATTGGGGGCTGCTATGGGACCAAGGGGGGGAcaatctatggggctggggggtctctatggggccaAGGAGGGGaatctatggggctgggagggaatctatggggctgggggggggatctATGGGGCTGGGCAGGTCCCTATTGGGGgccgctatggggctggggggggttcctatggggctgggggtcagGATGGGGGGCCGCTATGGGGCCAAGGGGGGGgaatctgtggggctgggggggtctctatggggctgggggggctctaTGGGGCCAAGGAGGAgaatctatggggctgggggggtctctatggggttGGGGGTCAGGATCGGGGGCTGTTATGGGGCCAAGGGGGGGgactctatggggctgggggggatctatggggctgggggggatctatggggctggggggtctctGTGGAACCAAGGAGGAGAATCTATGGGGTTGGGGGGAaccctatggggctgggggtcagGATCGGGGGCCGCTATGGGGCCAAGAGAGGGTgaatctatggggctgggggggatctATGGGGCCAAGGAGGGGACTGCTATGGGGCCAAGGAAGAgaatctgtggggctggggggtctctatggggctgggggggatctatggggctggggggtctctatggggctgggggggatctATGGGGCCAAGGAGGGGAATctatggggccgggggggggtctctatggggctgggggggctctaTGGGGCCAAGAAGGAGAATCTACAGGGTTGGGAAGGGATCTATGGGGCTGGTGGGGAatctatggggctggggagggatcTATAGGACCAAAGAGAGgaatctatggggctgggggggggaatctatggggccgggggggtctctatggggccggggggcggctctgaggctcggggaggaggggggggggggggggctccgcggggccgggtTCGCCGTGGGGCGGGGGGTTTcgccgtggggcggggggggggggtgtcgccGTGGGTCTGAcccccacgtgtcccccccccccccggcgcagtGCTCGTTCGGGTTCATCTTCGAGGGGGAGCAGGGCCCGGCGCAGTGTCCCCAGTGCCACCAGCGCTGCTGCCCCCGCTGCCAGCGCCCCGTGCGtgaccgtcccccccccccccccgcgccgtggggctgctggggggcggggggggctgctatggggctgctatggggctgggaacgGGCTGCTATGGGGTTGGgagggctgctgtggggctgggggggctgctatggggctggggggggttgctatggggctgggagagctgggagggggttgctatggggctgggggaggctgctatggggctgggggggcactatggggctgctatggggctgggggggctgctatggggctgaaGGAGGCGCTATGAGtctgctatggggcagggggggctgagagggggctgctatggggcaggggggatgctatggggctgctatggggctgggggaggctactatggggctgctatggggctgagggagctgctatggggctgggagggggctactatggggctgctatggggttggggggctgctatggggctgggggaggctgctatggggctggggggctgctatggggctgctatggggctgggaacgggctgctatggggctgctatggggctgggagagggctgctgtggggctgggggggctgggagggggctgctatggggctgggggggctgctatggggctgaacgggctgctatggggctgggggggctgctatGAGGcgggggggctgctatggggctgggggggttgttatggggctgctatggggctgggggggctgctatggggctgggggggcgctgtggggctgctatggggctgggaacgggctgctatggggctgggagggggtccctatggggctggggggtgctatggggctgctatggggctgaaGGAGGCGCTATGAgtctgctatggggctgggggggatctatggggctgggagggggccgCTATGGGTCCAGGAGgagctgctatggggctgggggggatctgtggggctgggagaagccgctatggggctgggggaggggatcTATGGGGCCGGAGAAAGAGCTACGGGAGGAACACGGCTCTGCCCCATACCTGGCTGACGGGGCTGCCTGTGTCGTCGCCGTGGGTCGCCGCCGCCGTGGGTCGCCGCCGTGGGTCGCCGTGGGGCAGTGGGAGGCGCAGCACGGAGGCCTCTCGTGCGCCGACTTCGCCGCCTGGAAGCGCCGCAGCGACCCCCAAGCGcaggcgccggggctgggggcctTCCTGCGCGAGCACGGCATCGGtgagcgccgtggggcagccccatagcgcgcggggggcgggggggcggggcggtggggctgccccacggcgagcgGGACGGGttaggggctgccccacggcgaggcGGTGCGGGGTGTCCTTCCTGCGCGAGCACGGCATCGGTGagcgccgtggggctgccccatAGCGCGCGGGGGGCAcggtggcggggcggggggctgccccacggcgggacagctgccccacggcgagCAGGATGGGttgggggctgccccacggcgaggtGAGGGCGCAAGCACAGCATCGGTGAGCGCTATGGGGCAGCCCCATAGCGTGGGGGGCACGGTGGCGGGgcggtggggctgccccacggcgagcgGGACGGGttaggggctgccccacggcgaggcGGTGCGGGGTGTCCTTCCTGCGCGAGCACGGCGTCGGTGagcgccgtggggctgccccatAGCGTGTGTGGGGCGGGGGTGGCGGGGtggtggggctgccccacggcgagcgGGACGGGGTGACAGGgtgtggggctgccccacggtgaGGCGAGGGGGGTGAGCACGGCATCAGTGagcgccgtggggctgccccatagcgcgtgtggggcagggggatggggtggggggctgccccacggcgagtGGGATGGGTTAGGGGGTGCCCCACGGCATGGCGGGGATGTGGGTCCGGCTGTGGGCCAGGGGGTCCCACTGTGGGTCTCGCTATGGGGCAGAGGCCTCACCGTGGGGCAGAGGGTCCTGCTGTGTGTCCAGCTATGGGGCAGCGGGTCTCGCCATGGGTTTAGCTATGGGGCAGAGGATcctgctatggggcaggggatcCTGCTGTGGGTCTAGCTATGGGGCAGAGAGTACCGCTATAGGGCAGAAGATCCTGCTATAGGTtctgctatggggcaggggggtccCGCCATGGGGCAGAGCAGCCCGCTATGGGTCAGGGCACCCCGCTATGGGGCAGAGAcctcgccgtggggcagggggtcccaCTGTGGGTCTAGCTATGGGGCAGAAGATCCTGCTATGGGTcctgctatggggcagggggtctCATTACGGGTCCAGCCATAGGGCAGAGgcctcgccgtggggcagggggtcccgcTATGGGTCCCGCCGTGGGTCAGGGCACCCCGCTATGGGGCAGAGGCCTTGCCGTGGGGCAGGATgaccccccagcagcccccaccccagtgccgggaagaggaggggggggcCCACGCGTGGGgcctcgccgtggggcaggggaaggTCGCAGCGAGACGGGACCTGGGGGGGCCGGTAGCGGTGGGTCCCGCCGTGGGTCGCGCCGTGGGTCCAGCCCCACGGCGTGCAGCTCGCCTGCGCTACGCACCAGCCcgctgacggggggggggggcccacgcTTGGAgcctcgccgtggggcaggggaaggTCGCAGCGAGACGGGACCTGGGGGGGGCCGGTGGCGGTGGGTCGCGCCGTGGGTCGCGCCGTGGGTCCAGCCCCACGGCGTGCAGCTCACCTGCGCTACGCACCAGCCcgctgacgggggggggggggggggcccacgcTTGGAgcctcgccgtggggcaggggaaggTCGCAGCGAGACGGGACTTGGGGGGGCCGGTGGCGGAGGGTCGCGCCGTGGGTCGCGCCGTGGGtccagccccacggcgccgcaGCTTGCCCGCAGTGCGGCCTGTGGTACGCGCTGGCCCGCGGCGGCTGCATGCActtccagtgctcccagtgccgcCACCACTTCTGCAGCGGCTGCTACCGGCCCTTCTACGCCAAGGACGTGAGTCGGGGGGggacgccgtggggctgggggggggtcctgtggggcagggggggtcctatggggctggggggatttcctatggggcagggaagggttcttatggggctggggggatttcctatggggcaggggagggttcctatggggcaggggagggtccctatggggctggggggtgtccctatggggcagggaagggttcttatggggctggggggcgtccctatggggcaggggagggtttctatggggctgggggggtccctatggggcaggggagggtttctatggggctggggggtgtccctatggggcagggaagggttcttatggggctggggggggtccctatggggctgggggggtccctatggggcaggggagggtccctatggggcagggaagggttcttatggggctgggggggtccctatggggcagggagggttcttatggggctggggggggtccctatggggtaGGGAAGGGTTCCtatgggctgggggggtccctatggggcaggggagggtttctatggggctggggggggtccctatggggcaggggagggttcctatggggcaggggagggtccctatggggctgggggggatccctatggggcaggggagggttcctatggggcagggaagggttcttatggggctgggggggtccctatggggcagggagggttcttatggggctggggggggtccctatggggtaGGGAAGGGttcctatggggctggggggggtccctatggggcaggggagggtttctatggggctggggggggtccctatggggcaggggagggttcctatggggcaggggagggtccctatggggctgggggggatccctatggggcaggggagggttcctatggggcagggaagggttcttatggggctggggggggtccctatggggcagggaagggttcctatggggttgggggggtccctatggggcaggggagggtccctatggggcagggagggtccctagggggggctctggggtctttatggggcgctatggggcacacAGGGctctctatggggcagggggatcGCTGTGGGGCAcaggggggtccctatggggcgggggggggtccctAGGGGGGGCTCTATGGGGCGGGGGAGGGTCTCTATGGGGGGGCTCTGGGGTTTCTATGTGCCATTTTGGGGGTGTtatggggggtttgggggttcctatggggcagggaggggtttctatggggcagggagggtctctatggggcagggagggtcCCTAGGGAAGGGTTCTGGGGTctctatggggtgctatggggcaccCGGGGGTCTCTATGAGGCAGGGGGATCGCtgtggggcacgggggggggtccctatggggcgctatggggcacacGGGGGTTtctatggggcagggagggtcCCTAGGGAAGGGTTCCGGGGTctctatggggtgctatggggcacctgggggtctctatggggcaggggggtccTTAGGGGGGGCTCCAGGCTtcctatggggcgctatggggcacacgggggtctctatggggcagggagGATCCCTAGGGAAGGGTTCCGGGGTctctatggggcgctatggggcacatGGGGGTCTCTATGGGGTAGGGGGATCCCTATGGGGCACTATGGGGGGCCATGGGCTCCCCGGGGGGGGGTTCTGGGGTctccatggggcagggaggggtccctagggggcagctccaggctccctatggggcgctatgggacacacaggggtctctatggggcGGGGGATCGCtgtggggcacgggggggggtccctatggggcgaTATGGGGGGCCGTGGGCTCCCTGGGGGGAGGTTCCGAGGTctctatggggcgctatggggcacccgggggtctctatggggcagggagggtcCCTAGGGGGGGGCTCCGGGCTccctatggggcgctatggggcacctgggggtctctatggggcagggggaggtccctaggggcagctccaggctccctatggggcgctatggggcacccgggggtctctatggggcagggggatcCCTATGGGGCACTATGGGGGGCCATGGGCTCCCCGGGGGGGGGTTctggggtctctatggggcaggggggtccCTAGGGGGGGCTCCAGGCTccctatggggcgctatggggcacacaggggtctctatggggcagggggagtCCCTAGGAGGGGCTCTGGGCACTCCCTATGGGGCGCTATAGGGCACTATGGGGCAGGGGCAGTCCCtagggggtctctatggggcaggaGGGTCCCTAGGGGGGGCTCCAGGCTccctatggggcgctatggggcacatgggggtctctatggggcagtGAGGGTCCCTAGTGGCAGCTCTGGGCTCCCTATGGGGCACTATGGGGCATatgggggtctctatggggcagggggatcCCTATGGGGCACTATGGGGGGCCATGGGCTCCCCGGGGGGGGGTTCTGGGGTctccatggggcagggggggtccctagggggcagctccaggctccctatggggcgctatgggacacacaggggtctctatggggcagggggatcgctgtggggcacgggggggggggtccctatggggcgaTATGGGGGGCCGTGGGCTCCCCGGGGGGAGGTTCCGAGGTctctatggggcgctatggggcacccgggggtctctatggggcagggagggtcCCTAGGGGGGGGCTCCGGGCTccctatggggcgctatggggcacctgggggtctctatggggcagggggatccctatggggcagggggggggtccctatggggcgctatggggggCCGTGGGCTCCCCGGGGGAGGTTccggggtctctatggggcagggagggtcCCTAGGGGGGGCTCCGGGCTCCCTATGGGGCGCTATGGAGCACACGGGGGTTtctatggggcagggagggtcCCTAGGGAAGGGTTCCGGGGTctctatggggtgctatggggcacctgggggtctctatggggcagggggggtccctaggggcagctccaggctcccTATGGGGCACctgggggtctctatggggcggGGGGAGTCCCTAGGGGGGGCTCCGGTCCCCCTATGGGGCACatgggggtctctatggggcagggggattgctgtggggcacgggggggggtcGCTATGGGGGGGGCCGTGGGCTCCCCGGGGGGGGAGGAGGTTCCGAGGTCTCTAtggggcgctgcggggagccccgcgccgccgtggggccgggcggggggcggcgccgtggggctgacggcgccgtggggcagagctgccccgaGCGCGGCTGCCCCCTGCGCGCCTCCCTGCACGGCCACCACCCCCGCGACTGCCTCTTCTACCTGCGCGACTGGGACCCCCCCCGCCTGCAGCGCCTGCTCCAGGTGCCCCACGGCGCCGCTATGGGGCGCTACGGGGCGGGTGGGGCTCCTGTGGGGCGCTACGGGGCgctgaaaggcagctggggggtgTTACAGGGTGTTGTGGGGCAACTATGAGGTGtcgtggggcagctatggggtggtatagggcagctatggggtgctggggggcagctatggggtgctgtggggcagctatggggcgctACGGGGCgctgaaaggcagctggggggtgttacagggtgctatggggcagctatgAGGTGtcgtggggcagctatggggtggtatggggcagctatggggtgctgtggggcagctatggggcactacggggtgctgtggggctgctgtggggcgctACGGGGCActgaaaggcagctggggggtgttacagggtgctatggggcagctatgAGGTGtcgtggggcagctatggggtggtATAGGGCAGttatggggtgctgtggggcagctatggggcgctatggggcactgAGGGGTgctgaaaggcagctggggggtgttacagggtgctatggggcagctatgAGGTGtcgtggggcagctatggggtggtatggggcagctatggggtgctgtggggcagctatggggcactacggggtgctgtggggctgctgtggggcgctACGGGGCActgaaaggcagctggggggtgTTACAGGGTGTTGTGGGGCAACTATGAGGTGtcgtggggcagctatggggtgctgtggggcagctatggggtgctgtggggcagctatggggcgctatggggcgctacggggtgctggggggcattAGGGGGTGTTATGAGCCAccgtggggcagctatggggtgctgtAGGGTAGTTATGGGGTGGTATGGGGCGctgtggggctgctatggggcgctatggggcgctACGGGGCGGGTGGGGCTCCTGTGGGGCGCTACGCGGTgctgaaaggcagctggggggtgTTACAGGGTGTTGTGGGGCAACTATGAGGTGtcgtggggcagctatggggtgctgtggggcagctatggggcgctatggggcactgAGGGGCgctgaaaggcagctggggggtgttacagggtgctatggggcagctatgAGGTGTCGTGGGGCAGCTATGGAGTGgtatggggcagctgtggggtgctggggggctgctatggggcgctgtggggtgctggggggctgctgtggggcgctACGCGGTgctgaaaggcagctggggggtgttacagggtgctgtggggcagctatgAGGTGtcgtggggcagctatggggtgctgtggggcagctatggggtgctacggggggctggggggcattAGGGGGTGTTAtggggcaccgtggggcagctatggggtgctatAGGGTAGTTATGGGGTGGTATAGGGTGgtatggggtgctgtggggctgctgtggggcgctGTGGGGTGCCGAAAAGCAGCTAGGGGGTGTTacagggtgctatggggcagctatggggtggtatggggcagctatggggtggtATGGGGCAgttatggggtgctatggggcactgtggggcagctatggggcgctACGGGGTgctgaaaggcagctggggggtgttacagggtgctatggggcagctaGGGGGTGTTAGGGGCCAccgtggggcagctatggggtgctatAGGGCAGCTATGGGGTGATATGGGGCACTTCTGTGGCAttatggggtgctgtggggcagctatggggcgctacagggtgctggggggcgctggggggctgctatggggtgcTATAGGGCAGTTATGGGGTGGTGCGGGGCAGTTGTGGGGTGTtagggggtgctgtggggctgctatggggtgctatggggcgctaCGGGGTGCTGGGGGCCATTAGGGGGTGTTATGAGCCAccgtggggcagctatggggtgctgtAGGGTAGTTATGGGGTGGTATGGGGTGGTATGGGGCGctgtggggctgctatggggcgctgtggggtgctggggggctgctatggggcgctgtggggtgctggggggctgctgtggggcgctACGGGGCActgaaaggcagctggggggtgttacagggtgctgtggggcagctatgAGGTGtcgtggggcagctatggggtgctgtggggcagctatggggcgctacggggggctggggggcattAGGAAGTGTTAtggggcaccgtggggcagctatggggtgctatAGGGTAGTTATGGGGTGgtatggggtgctgtggggctgctgtggggcgctGTGGGGTGCCGAAAAGCAGCTAGGGGGTGTTacagggtgctatggggcagctatggggtggtATGGGGCAgttatggggtgctatggggcactgtggggcagctatggggtgctaCGGGGTgctgaaaggcagctggggggtgttacagggtgctatggggcagctatgAGGTGTCGTGGGGCAGCTATGGAGTggtatggggcagctatggggtgctggggggctgctatggggcgctGTGGGGCACTACGGGGCgctgaaaggcagctggggggtgttacagggtgctatggggcagctatggggtgctggggggctgctatggggcgctatggggcgctacggggtgctggggggcattAGGGGGTGTTATGAGCCAccgtggggcagctatggggtgctatAGGGCAGTTATGGGGTGTTACGGGCTgctatggggtgctgtggggctgctatggggcgctgtggggtgctggggggctgctatggggtgcTATAGGGCAGTTATGGGGTGgtatggggcagctgtggggtgttagggggtgctgtggggcagccatggggtgTTTGAAGGTGCTATGGAGCGgttatggggtgctatggggcagctatggggtgttATGGGGCactgtggggcagctatggggtacTATAGGGTAGTTATGGGGTGCTATAGGGCAGTTACGGGGTGGTGTGGGGCAGTTGTGGGGTGTtacggggtgctgtggggctgctatggggcgctatggggcgctACAGGGCGCTGAAAGGCGGCTGGGGGGTGTTacagggtgctatggggcagctaCGGGGTGCTATAGGGCAGCTATGGGGTGTTCGAAGGTGCTATGGAGCGGTTATGGGGTGCTATagggcagctatggggtgctgaaaggcagctggggggtgTTATGGGGCactgtggggcagctatggggtgccgcggggcagctatggggcgctATAGGGCAGCTATGGGGTGATATGGGACACTTATGTGGTCttatggggtgctgtggggctgctatggggtgcCATAGGGTAGTTATGGGGTGTTacagggtgctatggggcagctatggggtgctatggggtgctatggggcagctatggggtgttagggggtgccataggggagctatggggtgctgtggggcagctatggggtgttagggggcagctctggggtgctgtggggtgctatggggcacttGTGGGGTGTTacggggtgccgtggggcagctctggggtgttacagggtgctatggggcagctatggggcgctGGGGGGGCAGCTAGGGGGTGTTgcagggtgctatggggcagctatggggtgctatggggcgccgtggggcagctatggggcgctGGGGGGGCAGCTAGGGGGTGTTgcagggtgctatggggcagctatggggcagggggagggcaatggggcagccgtggggcaggagggggctgtggggcagccgtggggcagggggagggcggcgccgtggggcagccgtggggcagccgcgCTCACCGTGGGTCTCCCCCCCGCCAGGAGAACGGCGTCGCCTTCGACAcggagccgccgcccggcgcccgccccccgcccggagGTGGGGCCGCCCCACACGCGTGTCCTTGGCGTGTCCTCGGCGTGTCGCGCCCCCgtcacctcccccccccacgtGTCACCCCGGGTGTCACCCACAACGCGCGTCACCCGCACGCGCGTCACCCCGTGGGCCCCGCGTGCGACCTGTcccgtgtccttagcgtgtcgtTAGCGTGTCGTTAGCGTGTCGTTAGCGTGTTGTTAGCGTGTCGTTAGTGTGTCACACCCCTGTCACCCATGTGTCACCCACACGTGTCACCCTGTGTGTCACCCGCACGCGTCACCCCATGGGCCCTGTGTGTAACCTGTCCGGTGTCCTTAGCGTGTACTTAGCGTGTACTTAGCGTGTTGCTAGTGTGTCATTAGGGTGTCGCACCCCTGTCACCCCCCACGTGTCACCCCGTGTGTCACCCGCACGTCGCCCA is a window of Apteryx mantelli isolate bAptMan1 unplaced genomic scaffold, bAptMan1.hap1 HAP1_SCAFFOLD_303, whole genome shotgun sequence DNA encoding:
- the LOC136996246 gene encoding PE-PGRS family protein PE_PGRS47-like, with translation MGWYGAAMGCCGAAMGHYGLWGAMGHCGAAMGRYGVLKGSWGVLQGAMGQLGGLWGGMGWYGALWGCYGALWGAGGLLWGAVGCWGAAVGRYGALKGSWGVLQGAVGQL